The following proteins are encoded in a genomic region of Gossypium hirsutum isolate 1008001.06 chromosome D05, Gossypium_hirsutum_v2.1, whole genome shotgun sequence:
- the LOC107906000 gene encoding vesicle-associated membrane protein 721 isoform X1 yields the protein MVHKSLIYAFVSRGEVILAEYTEFSGNFNSIAFQCLQKLPSSFYDKFTYNCDGHTFNYLVDNGYTYCVVADELAGRQVPIAFLERVKEDFVSKYGSGKAATAPANSLNKEFGPKLKEHMQYCVEHPEEISKLAKIKSQVSEVKGVMMENIEKVLDRGEKIELLVDKTENLHQQAQDFWNTGTKIRRKMWLQNMKIKLIVLGILIALILIIVLSVCHGFNYGGK from the exons ATGGTGCACAAATCATTGATCTATGCATTTGTATCTCGTGGGGAAGTTATCTTAGCAGAGTATACTGAATTCAGTGGGAATTTCAATTCCATAGCTTTTCAATGCCTCCAAAAGCTTCCTTCTTCTTTCTACGACAAGTTCACTTACAACTGTGATGGCCACACCTTCAATTACCTTGTTGACAATGGCTACA CATATTGTGTTGTTGCAGATGAATTGGCTGGAAGGCAAGTACCGATTGCTTTTTTGGAGCGTGTCAAGGAGGACTTTGTGTCAAAATATGGTAGTGGAAAGGCTGCTACTGCTCCTGCCAACAGCCTGAACAAGGAATTTGG GCCAAAACTAAAAGAACATATGCAGTATTGTGTTGAGCATCCTGAAGAAATAAGCAAGCTTGCTAAGATCAAATCTCAGGTTTCTGAAGTCAAAGGTGTTATGATGGAGAACATAGAGAAG GTGTTGGATAGAGGGGAAAAGATAGAGCTTCTAGTGGATAAAACTGAGAATCTTCATCAGCAG GCTCAAGACTTCTGGAATACTGGGACGAAAATCCGAAGAAAAATGTGGCTACAAAACATGAAGATCAAGCTGATTGTTCTAGGAATATTGATTGCATTGATCCTCATCATTGTCCTCTCTGTTTGCCATGGTTTCAACTATGGTGGAAAATGA
- the LOC107906000 gene encoding vesicle-associated membrane protein 721 isoform X2, producing MVKRKRGRGIAYCVVADELAGRQVPIAFLERVKEDFVSKYGSGKAATAPANSLNKEFGPKLKEHMQYCVEHPEEISKLAKIKSQVSEVKGVMMENIEKVLDRGEKIELLVDKTENLHQQAQDFWNTGTKIRRKMWLQNMKIKLIVLGILIALILIIVLSVCHGFNYGGK from the exons ATGGTGAAGCGGAAAAGGGGAAGAGGGATTG CATATTGTGTTGTTGCAGATGAATTGGCTGGAAGGCAAGTACCGATTGCTTTTTTGGAGCGTGTCAAGGAGGACTTTGTGTCAAAATATGGTAGTGGAAAGGCTGCTACTGCTCCTGCCAACAGCCTGAACAAGGAATTTGG GCCAAAACTAAAAGAACATATGCAGTATTGTGTTGAGCATCCTGAAGAAATAAGCAAGCTTGCTAAGATCAAATCTCAGGTTTCTGAAGTCAAAGGTGTTATGATGGAGAACATAGAGAAG GTGTTGGATAGAGGGGAAAAGATAGAGCTTCTAGTGGATAAAACTGAGAATCTTCATCAGCAG GCTCAAGACTTCTGGAATACTGGGACGAAAATCCGAAGAAAAATGTGGCTACAAAACATGAAGATCAAGCTGATTGTTCTAGGAATATTGATTGCATTGATCCTCATCATTGTCCTCTCTGTTTGCCATGGTTTCAACTATGGTGGAAAATGA
- the LOC107902708 gene encoding GDSL esterase/lipase At4g16230, with amino-acid sequence MDEQINNFAKSRQDIVSKIGAAAARKLLRDALYFIAVGANDIILLSSNVSLSHVENIKYLDNMISKFKSQLLSVYNLDARKIAVTSAAPLGCIPFERDKFSIDDCVPHVNELVKLYNVRLKILLSELTKHLAGSIFIYMNSYTTLEDVLQNYKSYGFTNADSACCRVYGKHGGKLPCIFFARVCPNRTQYVFWDAYHPTEKTNFILAKHALDGSRQYISPINIRQLANS; translated from the exons ATGGATGAACAAATCAACAACTTTGCAAAATCTAGGCAAGATATCGTATCAAAAATCGGAGCAGCAGCAGCTCGGAAGCTGTTAAGAGATGCACTTTACTTTATTGCAGTAGGTGCAAATGATATCATATTGCTATCTTCGAATGTCTCATTGTCGCATGTTGAGAATATTAAGTATCTGGATAATATGATTTctaaattcaaatctcaacttttG AGTGTTTATAATTTAGATGCTCGAAAGATTGCAGTGACAAGTGCCGCTCCTCTGGGGTGCATCCCTTTCGAGAGGGATAAATTTTCCATAGACGATTGCGTTCCACATGTGAATGAACTAGTCAAGTTATACAATGTTAGGCTGAAGATATTGCTGTCGGAGCTTACAAAACATCTTGCAGGCTCAATATTTATTTACATGAATTCTTATACCACGCTTGAAGATGTCttacaaaattataaatcatATG GATTCACGAATGCAGATTCGGCTTGTTGTCGAGTGTATGGGAAGCATGGTGGTAAACTCCCTTGTATTTTTTTCGCTCGAGTTTGTCCAAACAGGACACAGTACGTGTTTTGGGATGCATATCATCCAACAGAGAAGACTAACTTTATTTTGGCGAAGCATGCATTGGATGGTAGCCGTCAATATATTTCACCCATCAATATCCGACAACTCGCTAATTCGTAA
- the LOC107905999 gene encoding peptidyl-prolyl cis-trans isomerase FKBP17-1, chloroplastic produces MVVVHCHASSPYLQDPHHTALHYLLRRAPPSPPIIYATSPQPLSSSSPSAASTRRTLLVSIATTSFSSLILSPPSKSATNTEFFDLPNSGGVKALDLRAGTGATPVDGDQVAIHYYGRLAAKQGWRFDSTYDHKDSTGEPIPFVFTLGSGKVISGIDSAVRSMQVGGTRRVIIPPSQGYQNTSQEPIPPNFFDRQRLFTTIFNPTRLGNGEGSTLGTLIFDIELISIRH; encoded by the exons ATGGTGGTGGTCCACTGCCACGCATCATCACCGTACCTCCAAGATCCCCACCATACGGCCCTCCATTACCTTCTCCGGAGAGCTCCCCCGTCACCTCCCATCATCTATGCAACATCTCCTCAACCCTTATCTTCTTCTTCGCCTTCTGCAGCAAGTACAAGGAGAACGCTATTAGTGTCCATAGCAACCACCAGTTTTTCTTCACTAATCTTGTCACCTCCTTCAAAATCCGCCACTAACACCGAGTTTTTCGACCTCCCTAACTCCGGTGGTGTCAAGGCCTTGGACCTCCGAGCTGGCACTGGCGCAACCCCCGTCGATGGAGACCAG gttgcaATACATTATTATGGAAGGCTGGCAGCAAAGCAAGGGTGGCGGTTTGATTCCACTTATGATCATAAAGATAGCACTGGAGAACCAATTCCCTTTGTCTTCACCCTTGGCTCCGGCAAA GTAATTTCTGGGATCGACTCGGCTGTTAGATCAATGCAAGTTGGTGGAACTCGTCGAGTTATCATTCCTCCCTCCCAAGGATATCAGAACACTTCGCAGGAGCCTATTCCCCCTAAT TTCTTTGACAGACAGAGGCTGTTTACCACCATTTTCAACCCGACCCGTCTTGGCAATGGAGAAGGCTCAACATTGGGTACTCTAATATTTGATATTGAGTTGATCAGCATAAGGCATTAG